A stretch of Flavobacterium sp. N1994 DNA encodes these proteins:
- a CDS encoding ABC transporter permease, protein MNKLLLIIKREFVAKVRNKSFIVMTFLSPLLFVAIGVFVGYLSTMKADMKTIAIHDETGRFVSEFKSNKEYKYVDLSQVDLKVLKDSIVRESYEGLLLIPKAKDNAALQKGIQYISNDSPSVGFIDDLQDVIAKKITTENFQNAGLDTLKINTAKADVVINLEKASGESALKGLNEIKIIIGGAFGYLIMMFIILYGNMVMRSVIEEKTSRIIEVIISSVKPFQLMMGKIIGTSLAGILQFLIWALLGLTAMFVISSVFGVHMGASAGAQEQAMQAAQKVSGSQIQLYIKELWNLPIATILISFIIYFIGGYFLYSSFYASIGAAVDNETDSQQFLLPIIMPLILGVYIGFFTVMNDPHGTVATVFSMIPLTSPIVMMMRIPFGVPTWQIIVSMLLLFGTFFGVVWFAAKIYRVGILMYGKKPTWKELMKWMKY, encoded by the coding sequence ATGAACAAATTACTACTGATTATTAAAAGAGAGTTTGTTGCCAAAGTGCGCAATAAATCTTTCATTGTGATGACTTTTTTAAGTCCGTTATTGTTTGTGGCTATTGGCGTTTTTGTTGGGTATCTAAGTACCATGAAAGCCGATATGAAAACGATTGCTATTCATGATGAAACTGGAAGATTTGTATCTGAATTTAAAAGTAACAAAGAATATAAATACGTCGATTTATCACAAGTTGATTTAAAAGTACTCAAGGACAGCATAGTAAGAGAAAGCTATGAAGGATTACTACTGATTCCTAAAGCAAAAGATAATGCGGCACTTCAAAAAGGAATTCAATACATTTCAAATGACAGTCCAAGTGTTGGTTTTATTGATGATTTGCAAGATGTTATTGCCAAAAAAATAACTACTGAAAACTTTCAAAATGCTGGTTTAGATACCTTAAAAATTAATACAGCCAAAGCGGATGTAGTCATCAATTTAGAAAAAGCTTCTGGTGAAAGTGCTTTAAAAGGTTTGAATGAAATCAAAATCATCATTGGTGGTGCTTTTGGTTACTTAATTATGATGTTCATAATTTTATATGGTAACATGGTGATGCGAAGTGTTATAGAGGAAAAAACATCTCGTATTATTGAAGTAATCATTTCCTCAGTTAAGCCATTCCAATTAATGATGGGTAAAATCATAGGGACTTCATTAGCTGGAATTTTGCAGTTCTTGATTTGGGCATTATTAGGATTGACTGCTATGTTTGTAATTTCTAGTGTATTTGGGGTTCATATGGGCGCTTCTGCTGGTGCTCAAGAACAGGCTATGCAGGCAGCTCAAAAGGTTTCAGGGAGTCAAATTCAATTATATATAAAAGAATTATGGAATCTTCCCATTGCAACTATTCTGATTTCATTCATCATTTATTTCATAGGTGGTTACTTCTTGTACAGTTCGTTCTATGCTTCCATTGGTGCCGCTGTTGACAATGAAACCGATTCTCAACAATTCTTATTACCCATAATTATGCCTTTAATTCTCGGTGTTTATATTGGTTTCTTTACCGTAATGAATGATCCTCACGGAACAGTAGCTACCGTCTTTTCCATGATTCCATTAACATCTCCTATAGTTATGATGATGCGAATTCCTTTTGGAGTTCCAACATGGCAAATTATTGTTTCTATGCTATTGCTTTTCGGGACTTTCTTTGGAGTAGTTTGGTTTGCCGCTAAAATCTATCGTGTCGGGATTCTAATGTATGGTAAAAAGCCTACATGGAAAGAACTCATGAAGTGGATGAAATATTAG
- a CDS encoding ABC transporter ATP-binding protein: MSNILEVNKVVKQYENYTALNEVSLTVPKGSIYGLLGPNGAGKTSLIRIINQITMPDSGDIILDGEKLKPEHISLIGYMPEERGLYKTMKVGEQCLYLAQLKGLSKQDAKKQLDYWFERLEIQGWWNKKIQELSKGMAQKIQFVVTVLHKPKLLILDEPFSGFDPVNANLIKDEILELNKQGTSVIFSTHRMESVEEMCDYIALIHKSNKLIEGKLTDVKKQFRTNNYDVGILTNNVEGLLYDLSQKFTLSQTDFKSLNDELKLEISIGNTTPNELLNILIQRGQVTHFAEKIPSMNDIFIQTVSEK; this comes from the coding sequence ATGAGCAATATACTTGAAGTCAATAAAGTCGTTAAGCAATATGAAAATTATACAGCGCTAAACGAAGTTTCACTCACCGTTCCTAAAGGCAGTATTTACGGACTGCTCGGTCCAAATGGTGCCGGAAAAACCTCCCTAATTCGAATCATCAATCAAATCACAATGCCAGATAGCGGTGACATTATTTTGGATGGTGAAAAACTTAAACCAGAACACATCAGTTTAATTGGTTATATGCCAGAGGAAAGAGGTTTATATAAAACCATGAAAGTAGGGGAGCAATGTTTGTATTTAGCGCAACTAAAAGGATTGTCTAAACAAGATGCTAAGAAACAGTTAGACTATTGGTTTGAACGACTAGAAATTCAAGGTTGGTGGAACAAAAAAATTCAAGAATTGTCTAAAGGGATGGCACAGAAAATTCAGTTTGTAGTGACTGTTTTACACAAACCTAAATTACTTATTCTAGACGAGCCTTTTTCAGGTTTTGACCCAGTAAATGCCAATTTGATTAAAGATGAAATCCTTGAGCTTAATAAACAAGGTACTTCGGTGATTTTCTCGACTCATCGTATGGAAAGCGTCGAAGAAATGTGCGATTATATTGCCTTAATTCACAAATCTAATAAACTCATTGAAGGTAAACTTACTGATGTCAAAAAGCAATTCAGAACTAATAATTATGATGTAGGTATTTTGACCAATAATGTTGAAGGTTTACTATATGACTTGTCTCAAAAGTTTACTTTATCTCAAACAGATTTTAAATCATTGAATGATGAATTAAAACTCGAAATCAGTATCGGAAACACTACTCCAAATGAGTTACTTAATATTTTAATTCAAAGAGGTCAAGTTACCCATTTTGCTGAAAAAATTCCAAGTATGAATGATATTTTTATCCAAACGGTAAGCGAAAAATAA
- the dnaJ gene encoding molecular chaperone DnaJ, with translation MSKKDFYEILGISKSASPEEIKKAYRKKAIEFHPDKNPGDKEAEENFKTAAEAYEVLSDPNKKAKYDQYGHAAFDGAGGFGGGHHMNMDDIFSQFGDIFGGAFGGGGFGGFGGNSGGQRRVKGSNLRIKVKMTLEEIANGVEKKVKVKRKVQAPGVKYKTCSTCNGQGQVLRVTNTILGRMQSATTCHVCGGTGQTIESKPNNADAHGMILEDETVSIKIPAGVVDGMQLKVSSKGNDAPGNGVPGDLIVAIEELEHEFLKREGENLHYDLYISFAEAALGVSKDIEAVNGKVRIKLEDGIQSGKILRLKGKGIPSLNSYGNGDLLVHVNVWTPKKLTKEQQQFFEKSLTDENFIPQPQKGDKSFFEKVKDMFS, from the coding sequence ATGAGCAAAAAAGATTTTTACGAAATATTAGGAATTTCAAAAAGTGCCTCACCTGAGGAAATTAAAAAAGCATATCGAAAAAAAGCTATTGAATTTCACCCTGATAAAAACCCGGGAGATAAAGAAGCTGAAGAAAATTTTAAAACTGCAGCTGAAGCTTATGAAGTACTAAGTGATCCGAATAAAAAAGCTAAATATGATCAATATGGTCATGCTGCTTTTGATGGCGCTGGTGGTTTTGGTGGTGGTCACCATATGAATATGGATGACATTTTTAGTCAGTTTGGTGATATTTTTGGAGGAGCTTTTGGAGGAGGCGGTTTTGGTGGCTTCGGAGGAAATTCAGGTGGACAACGTAGAGTAAAAGGAAGTAATCTTCGTATCAAAGTAAAAATGACTTTGGAAGAAATTGCTAATGGTGTTGAGAAAAAAGTAAAAGTAAAACGTAAAGTACAAGCACCGGGGGTAAAATATAAAACCTGTTCTACTTGTAATGGTCAAGGTCAAGTTTTAAGAGTGACCAATACTATTTTGGGTAGAATGCAATCAGCAACAACTTGTCATGTTTGTGGAGGAACTGGTCAAACCATTGAAAGCAAACCCAATAATGCTGATGCTCACGGAATGATTTTAGAAGACGAAACAGTGTCTATTAAAATTCCAGCCGGTGTTGTAGATGGAATGCAATTGAAAGTCTCTAGTAAAGGAAATGACGCTCCAGGAAATGGAGTTCCAGGAGATTTAATTGTAGCAATAGAAGAATTAGAACATGAATTCTTAAAACGCGAAGGCGAGAATCTTCATTATGATTTGTATATAAGTTTTGCTGAAGCTGCTTTAGGAGTTTCTAAGGATATTGAAGCTGTTAATGGTAAGGTTAGGATTAAATTAGAAGACGGAATACAATCAGGTAAAATTTTAAGATTAAAAGGCAAAGGAATTCCAAGTTTAAACAGCTACGGAAACGGTGACTTATTAGTGCATGTAAATGTTTGGACCCCTAAAAAGTTAACTAAAGAGCAACAACAGTTTTTCGAAAAATCCTTGACGGATGAAAATTTTATTCCTCAACCACAAAAAGGGGATAAATCTTTTTTTGAAAAAGTAAAAGATATGTTTTCATAA
- a CDS encoding nucleotide exchange factor GrpE yields the protein MKIKNIFKNKTEMNTENTDKDPIENDIENVINEVETAEELSIEAQLQEDLAKEKDKFLRLFAEFENFKKRTAKERMDLFKTANQEVLQVMLPVLDDFDRAMVQISKTEDEVLLKGVELIHEKLKTTLASKGLEQVEVRKGDTFNADYAEAITQIPAPSDDLKGKIVDVVEKGYKLGDKIIRFPRVVIGQ from the coding sequence ATGAAAATCAAAAATATTTTTAAAAATAAAACAGAAATGAATACTGAAAACACGGATAAAGACCCAATTGAAAACGATATTGAAAACGTGATTAATGAAGTCGAAACTGCTGAAGAGCTTAGTATTGAAGCACAACTACAAGAAGATTTAGCTAAGGAAAAAGATAAGTTTCTTAGGCTTTTTGCCGAATTTGAGAACTTCAAAAAGAGGACGGCTAAAGAAAGAATGGATTTGTTTAAAACGGCCAATCAAGAAGTCTTACAAGTCATGTTGCCAGTTTTAGATGATTTTGATAGAGCCATGGTTCAAATTTCAAAAACGGAAGATGAGGTCTTATTAAAAGGGGTTGAGCTTATTCATGAAAAATTAAAAACAACTTTAGCCTCCAAAGGCTTAGAACAAGTTGAAGTTAGAAAAGGAGATACTTTCAATGCTGATTATGCTGAAGCAATTACTCAAATTCCAGCACCGAGTGATGATTTGAAAGGTAAAATAGTTGATGTTGTTGAAAAAGGATATAAATTGGGAGACAAAATCATTCGTTTTCCAAGAGTAGTGATAGGACAATAA
- a CDS encoding TIGR01777 family oxidoreductase — protein sequence MKILITGATGLIGSELVKLLLSKNHSVNYLTTSKSKIENKPNYEGFYWSPEEGKIDENALQGVDAIIHLAGANIAQRWTDKYKQEIIESRTLSSELLYNLVKKHPNSVKQIISASGTAIYPDSISKVYYETATESEDSFLSNVVKRWEESVNTFQVLGIKVCKLRTGIVLSNLGGALPEMVKPINMGLGAGMGSGKQMQSWIHIKDLVALYYFALENQLGGVYNAVSPNPVSNQELTKVIAKTLKKPLWLPNVPKFVMKIVLGEMCELLFSSKNLSAKKISTAGFQFQFPRIDRALADLYA from the coding sequence ATGAAAATTCTAATCACAGGGGCAACAGGATTGATAGGTAGTGAATTAGTTAAACTCCTTTTGTCAAAAAATCATTCCGTTAATTACTTGACTACTTCCAAGTCAAAAATTGAGAACAAACCTAACTATGAAGGCTTTTATTGGAGTCCTGAAGAAGGTAAAATTGACGAAAATGCTTTACAAGGTGTTGATGCTATAATCCATTTGGCCGGTGCCAATATCGCTCAACGTTGGACTGATAAATATAAACAAGAGATTATTGAAAGTAGAACTTTGTCAAGTGAATTACTCTATAATTTAGTTAAAAAACATCCTAATTCGGTTAAGCAAATTATATCCGCATCTGGAACTGCTATATATCCTGATAGTATTTCTAAGGTATATTATGAAACTGCCACAGAATCAGAAGATAGTTTTTTGTCTAATGTGGTTAAAAGATGGGAAGAAAGCGTCAATACCTTTCAGGTTTTAGGGATAAAAGTGTGTAAACTTCGAACAGGAATAGTACTTTCAAATCTTGGCGGTGCTTTGCCAGAAATGGTTAAACCTATAAACATGGGTTTAGGAGCAGGTATGGGATCTGGAAAACAAATGCAATCATGGATTCATATCAAAGACTTAGTCGCACTTTATTATTTTGCATTAGAAAATCAGTTGGGTGGAGTTTACAATGCCGTTTCCCCCAATCCTGTAAGCAATCAAGAATTAACAAAAGTTATTGCTAAGACATTGAAAAAACCGCTGTGGCTTCCTAATGTTCCAAAATTTGTAATGAAGATAGTGCTTGGTGAAATGTGTGAACTTTTATTTTCAAGTAAAAATCTAAGTGCAAAAAAAATATCAACTGCTGGTTTTCAGTTTCAATTTCCCAGAATTGATAGGGCTTTAGCAGACTTGTATGCATAA
- a CDS encoding DUF4442 domain-containing protein, giving the protein MEFSPSKLNTFLFFKLPSAFWSGVRVKSISKLQCVVTVKHRWFNQNPFNSIYFAVQAMAAELTTGALVMMQIKNSGKKISMLVANNNGNFSKKATGRITFTCNDGHMIEEAIQKTIATGEGQTLWMKSKGHNEKGEQVSEMNFEWSIKLKP; this is encoded by the coding sequence ATGGAATTTTCTCCTTCTAAATTAAATACTTTTCTATTTTTTAAATTGCCTTCTGCTTTTTGGAGTGGAGTTAGAGTAAAGTCTATTTCAAAGCTGCAATGTGTGGTAACTGTGAAGCATCGTTGGTTTAATCAAAACCCATTTAACTCCATCTATTTTGCGGTTCAAGCCATGGCTGCCGAATTGACAACAGGAGCTTTAGTTATGATGCAAATAAAAAATAGCGGGAAAAAGATTTCTATGTTGGTTGCCAATAACAATGGAAATTTTTCAAAAAAAGCAACGGGAAGGATAACATTTACTTGTAATGATGGGCATATGATAGAAGAAGCAATTCAGAAAACTATAGCAACTGGAGAAGGACAGACTCTTTGGATGAAATCTAAAGGACATAACGAAAAAGGGGAGCAAGTTTCTGAAATGAATTTTGAATGGAGTATTAAATTGAAGCCATAA
- a CDS encoding DUF4870 domain-containing protein gives MTTTNDKSIATVTHLSCLTQYFIPFGNYIFPIIIWSSKKDDSEFIDYNGKQVLNFQLSIFLYTIILCLIAIPILVINVFKNIDFHTIIHHDEFVINNLSFHNFTGVSIIGIVAALLVCFLKVAEFCLIINAAVKTSNGEYYKYPLSIPFFK, from the coding sequence ATGACAACAACTAATGACAAAAGTATTGCAACTGTAACACACCTGAGTTGTTTAACACAATATTTTATTCCGTTTGGAAATTACATATTTCCTATTATTATTTGGAGTTCCAAAAAAGACGACTCAGAATTTATAGACTATAACGGAAAGCAAGTTTTGAATTTTCAATTAAGTATTTTTTTATATACTATCATCTTGTGCCTAATCGCTATACCAATTTTAGTAATTAATGTTTTTAAAAACATTGATTTTCATACTATCATCCATCATGATGAATTTGTAATAAACAATTTAAGCTTTCATAACTTCACAGGTGTATCAATCATTGGCATTGTAGCGGCTTTGTTAGTTTGCTTTCTTAAAGTTGCTGAGTTTTGCTTAATCATCAATGCTGCAGTAAAAACATCAAATGGAGAATATTATAAGTATCCGCTAAGTATTCCATTTTTTAAATAA
- a CDS encoding PadR family transcriptional regulator, whose protein sequence is MNIENTKAQMRKGVLEFCILSVLKEKDAYTSEILDTLKNAKLLVVEGTVYPLLTRLKNDGLLNYRWEESTSGPPRKYYGLTELGKTFLTELNGTWTELSDAVNIITTNK, encoded by the coding sequence ATGAATATTGAAAACACAAAAGCCCAGATGCGTAAAGGTGTTTTAGAATTTTGTATCTTGTCTGTCCTAAAAGAAAAAGATGCATACACTTCTGAGATTTTAGACACTTTAAAAAACGCGAAATTGCTTGTGGTAGAGGGAACCGTTTATCCGCTATTAACAAGATTAAAAAACGATGGTTTACTCAACTACCGTTGGGAAGAATCAACTTCGGGACCACCAAGAAAGTATTATGGTTTGACCGAATTAGGAAAAACATTTTTAACTGAATTAAATGGCACATGGACCGAATTATCCGATGCTGTAAATATCATCACAACTAACAAATAA
- a CDS encoding PspC domain-containing protein — MNKTVNINIGGLIFHIDEDAYQKLTRYFEAIKRSLSNSSGQDEIMKDIEMRVAELLSERQKSDKHVINNKDVDEVIVVMGQPEDYRIDDDEAKKTEEPFYPYTRTKKLYRDKDRGTIAGVCTGLGHYFGIDAVWLKILFLILFFGFGTGFIAYIILWIAMPKAVTTSEKLEMTGEPVTISNIEKKVREEFDSVTNKFKNADYDKMGNQVKTGAERVAGGIGEVFMKVFGAFAKVLGAFILIFSSFGLLGITIASIIMMFSSSLPSNTILNHINTPIGLETPLWTQGILFLLAFGIPFFFLLILGLKLLVTNFKSIGNIAKYSLLAIWIIAVGILISLGINEATQLAFDGKSVKKETINVNPKDTLQIKFVNNDFFSKNIDEHEDFVFTQDSTKHEVIYSNNIRFEIKATDKAAPYLQIEKIAKGKSYNEANARAEKIKYGYKIIGNQLLLDNYLLTEIASKYRDQHIELYLYLPKGTLFKVDKSVESFDESDNDYFNFHFSSDDYIYKVDNSQVKCLNCPSDENEYNDVEGGIDTEDINVSDENDTVKTVTVKINGKVVTETKQGKKGKLTVDQNGIIIKTN, encoded by the coding sequence ATGAACAAAACAGTAAATATTAATATAGGCGGTTTGATTTTTCACATCGATGAAGATGCATACCAAAAATTAACTCGATATTTTGAGGCAATAAAACGTTCCCTTTCTAATTCATCTGGACAAGATGAAATCATGAAAGACATTGAAATGCGTGTGGCTGAATTACTTTCTGAAAGACAAAAAAGCGATAAGCACGTGATCAATAACAAAGATGTTGATGAAGTAATTGTAGTTATGGGTCAACCTGAAGATTACAGAATTGATGACGACGAAGCCAAAAAAACAGAAGAACCATTTTATCCTTATACAAGAACAAAAAAATTGTATAGAGATAAAGACAGAGGCACTATTGCAGGTGTTTGTACTGGTCTAGGACATTACTTCGGAATTGATGCCGTTTGGTTAAAAATATTATTCTTGATATTGTTCTTCGGATTTGGTACTGGATTCATCGCTTACATTATCCTTTGGATTGCCATGCCAAAAGCCGTTACTACTTCAGAAAAACTAGAAATGACAGGCGAACCAGTAACTATTTCAAATATCGAAAAGAAAGTTAGAGAAGAATTTGATAGTGTTACCAACAAATTCAAAAATGCCGATTATGACAAAATGGGAAACCAAGTAAAAACAGGGGCTGAAAGAGTTGCTGGTGGAATTGGAGAAGTTTTCATGAAAGTATTCGGAGCCTTTGCTAAAGTATTAGGAGCATTTATCTTAATTTTTTCATCCTTTGGATTATTAGGCATTACGATTGCCTCTATCATTATGATGTTCTCCTCTTCGTTACCATCAAATACCATTTTGAATCATATTAATACACCAATTGGTTTAGAAACGCCACTTTGGACACAAGGTATCTTGTTTTTATTGGCTTTTGGAATTCCATTTTTCTTCTTATTAATTTTAGGATTAAAATTATTGGTAACCAATTTTAAATCCATTGGAAATATTGCAAAATATAGTTTACTAGCTATTTGGATTATTGCTGTTGGAATTCTAATTTCATTGGGAATAAATGAAGCTACTCAATTAGCTTTTGATGGAAAATCAGTTAAAAAAGAAACGATTAACGTGAACCCAAAAGATACATTGCAAATTAAATTTGTAAACAATGACTTCTTTTCGAAAAATATCGACGAACATGAAGATTTTGTTTTCACTCAAGATTCTACAAAGCATGAAGTAATTTATTCTAATAATATTCGTTTTGAAATAAAAGCAACTGATAAAGCAGCTCCCTATTTACAAATAGAAAAAATTGCCAAAGGAAAATCATATAATGAAGCTAATGCTAGAGCAGAAAAAATAAAATATGGTTATAAAATTATTGGAAATCAATTACTTTTAGATAACTATTTGTTAACTGAAATTGCAAGTAAATATAGAGATCAACACATTGAATTGTATTTGTATCTTCCAAAAGGAACGCTGTTTAAAGTTGACAAAAGTGTAGAATCATTTGACGAATCTGATAATGATTATTTCAATTTCCATTTCAGTTCCGATGATTATATTTATAAAGTAGATAACAGTCAAGTTAAATGTCTAAACTGTCCAAGCGATGAAAACGAATATAATGATGTTGAAGGAGGAATAGATACAGAAGACATTAACGTAAGTGATGAAAACGATACAGTTAAAACAGTAACTGTTAAGATTAATGGAAAAGTAGTTACCGAAACTAAGCAAGGAAAAAAAGGAAAACTAACAGTAGACCAAAACGGAATAATAATCAAAACTAACTAA
- a CDS encoding head GIN domain-containing protein, giving the protein MVKFAVLCTKVVVATIVALLFSSCQIKDIHFGDGIDGNGNVTTQNRSVENNFSKIEVSRGLTVTIEQSNKYNVEVEADDNLQEHITTKVENGTLIITSDENIDKAKAKNIHVKLPELSAIETTSGSSASTINFFTGTNVVVKTSSGSQAELNLEFDNIKCESTSGSTLNLKGKALKLQSHSSSGSTIDAKGLLVNDVIAEATSGSSTDVHPGVSISAKASSGSSIDYFGSPKTVSKEESSGGSVSKE; this is encoded by the coding sequence ATGGTAAAATTCGCTGTATTATGTACTAAAGTAGTTGTTGCTACTATTGTTGCACTATTGTTTAGCTCTTGTCAAATAAAAGATATCCATTTTGGGGATGGAATTGATGGGAACGGAAATGTCACCACTCAAAATCGTTCAGTTGAAAATAATTTTTCAAAAATTGAGGTAAGTAGAGGTTTAACAGTAACTATTGAGCAATCTAATAAATATAACGTTGAAGTTGAAGCCGATGATAATTTGCAAGAACATATCACAACAAAAGTTGAAAATGGTACGCTTATCATAACATCAGATGAAAACATCGATAAAGCTAAAGCCAAAAATATTCACGTAAAATTACCTGAATTAAGCGCTATAGAAACTACAAGTGGTTCTTCGGCTTCAACTATTAATTTCTTTACCGGAACCAATGTTGTAGTAAAAACCAGTAGTGGTAGTCAAGCAGAACTAAATTTAGAATTCGATAATATCAAATGCGAATCAACAAGTGGAAGTACGTTAAATCTTAAAGGGAAAGCCTTAAAATTACAATCCCATTCTTCAAGTGGCAGTACAATTGACGCAAAAGGATTATTAGTGAATGATGTCATAGCAGAAGCCACAAGCGGAAGTTCAACTGACGTACATCCCGGAGTAAGTATATCGGCAAAAGCATCTAGTGGAAGTTCAATAGATTACTTCGGATCTCCTAAAACAGTGAGCAAAGAAGAAAGTTCCGGAGGAAGCGTTTCCAAAGAATAA
- a CDS encoding DUF2807 domain-containing protein: MKKIILISFLITTAVSFAQKKEKVKGSKIVKLEQKEIGDFESLEVEDNLEVFLIKGNDSGLEIEADDNLIEFVDYKITGKNLRISTAKDISSYKKLSVRVTYNDKFNLVSAKDETNVTALSDITLDNITFKSYDYAKLFLNAKTKSFTLMANDKSKIELNLKSDKTAIDLSKSAYVKALISSGEMRFDMYQKSSADVEGDILDLKLRLDNNTDFTGKKLTAKNALVETAAYAKTSINISNIATIDASGNSEIELFGEPKIEVKRFTDSAMLKKRPLKN, encoded by the coding sequence ATGAAAAAAATTATTTTAATAAGCTTCCTTATTACTACCGCTGTTTCATTTGCTCAAAAGAAAGAAAAAGTAAAAGGTTCTAAGATTGTCAAACTTGAACAAAAAGAAATCGGGGACTTTGAAAGTCTAGAAGTTGAAGACAACTTAGAAGTGTTTTTAATAAAAGGGAATGATTCTGGATTAGAAATAGAAGCAGATGACAACTTAATTGAATTCGTTGACTATAAAATTACGGGTAAAAACCTAAGAATTTCTACTGCAAAAGACATTTCTAGCTATAAAAAATTAAGCGTACGTGTAACTTATAACGATAAATTTAATTTAGTAAGTGCCAAAGATGAAACCAATGTAACAGCTCTTTCTGATATAACTTTAGATAATATTACTTTTAAAAGTTATGATTATGCCAAATTGTTTTTGAATGCTAAAACCAAAAGCTTTACACTAATGGCCAATGACAAATCAAAAATAGAACTAAACTTAAAGTCTGATAAAACAGCAATCGACCTAAGTAAAAGCGCTTATGTAAAGGCCTTAATTTCTAGCGGTGAAATGAGATTTGATATGTACCAAAAATCTTCTGCAGATGTTGAAGGAGATATCCTCGATTTAAAACTACGATTAGACAACAACACTGATTTCACTGGTAAAAAATTAACCGCTAAAAACGCATTAGTAGAGACTGCTGCCTATGCCAAAACAAGTATCAACATTTCCAATATAGCCACCATTGATGCCTCTGGAAATAGTGAGATAGAATTATTTGGCGAACCCAAAATTGAAGTAAAACGCTTCACCGATAGTGCCATGTTAAAGAAAAGACCTCTCAAAAACTAA
- the trxB gene encoding thioredoxin-disulfide reductase produces the protein MSDTIEKIKCLIIGSGPAGYTAAIYAARANMFPVLYQGTQPGGQLTTTNEVENFPGYPEGVTGPEMMVQLQEQAKRFGTDVRDGWATKVDFSGSVHKVWINETKEIHADTVIISTGASAKYLGLASEQHYLQMGGGVSACAVCDGFFYRNQEVVIVGAGDSACEEAHYLSKLCKKVTMLVRSEKFRASRIMEERVRKTENITILMNHDTLEVVGDGQVVTEIKAFNKTTDEEIIIPATGFFVAIGHKPNTDIFADYIKLDETGYIINEPGTSKTNVAGVFVAGDAADHVYRQAITAAGTGCMAALDAERYLASKE, from the coding sequence ATGTCTGATACAATAGAAAAAATTAAATGCCTTATTATAGGTTCGGGGCCAGCGGGTTATACTGCTGCAATTTATGCCGCTAGAGCTAATATGTTTCCTGTTTTATATCAAGGAACACAACCAGGAGGACAATTAACCACGACTAATGAAGTAGAAAATTTCCCAGGATATCCTGAAGGCGTTACGGGTCCAGAAATGATGGTACAATTGCAAGAGCAAGCCAAACGTTTTGGAACGGATGTACGTGATGGTTGGGCCACCAAGGTAGATTTTTCAGGAAGTGTACATAAAGTTTGGATAAATGAAACCAAAGAAATTCATGCCGATACGGTTATTATTTCTACGGGTGCTTCGGCTAAATATTTAGGATTGGCTTCAGAGCAACATTATTTACAAATGGGTGGTGGTGTTTCTGCTTGTGCCGTTTGTGATGGTTTCTTTTATAGAAATCAAGAAGTGGTGATTGTTGGAGCAGGGGATTCTGCTTGTGAAGAAGCACATTACTTATCTAAACTTTGTAAAAAAGTAACGATGTTGGTGCGAAGTGAGAAATTTAGAGCTTCTAGAATTATGGAAGAGCGTGTTCGTAAAACAGAGAACATAACTATATTAATGAATCATGATACCCTTGAAGTTGTTGGAGATGGACAAGTGGTTACTGAAATAAAAGCTTTCAACAAAACTACTGATGAAGAAATTATCATTCCAGCTACTGGATTCTTTGTAGCTATTGGCCACAAACCTAATACGGATATTTTTGCGGATTACATTAAATTAGATGAAACGGGTTATATTATAAATGAACCTGGTACCTCTAAAACCAATGTCGCAGGAGTTTTTGTTGCTGGAGATGCAGCAGATCATGTATACAGACAAGCTATTACTGCTGCTGGAACAGGGTGTATGGCCGCTTTGGATGCAGAACGTTATTTGGCTTCAAAGGAGTAA